AATATCCCGCCGTGATTCACGATGTAGCGGGCAAAATCCTTCCAGCGTTCCGGGGTCATTGGGTCATGGCCGGAATTGTCTTCCCCGGAAACGTTGTAGCAGTGCTTGCAGTGAACATTGCAGTGCGCGGTAAGCTCAAACTGAAGCGTCAAAGGCATCGTGAATCTCTCAGGGTAAAGATGATTCGCGACAAGGTTACGGATATTTTCGGCCTCGTCATTTGCGGCTTTCCTGTCCCTGACGAAATTAATTTTTGCCCAGTCTCTCAAATTTCATCACTCCTGATCTTTTCGCAGTATTCATTGAGTAGAGCGTCAAATTCCCCGCGTGTCATTGTGTCCTTGAGGCATTCGGCGTAATAGCGCTCGTTGTCGCAGATTATCGGCCTTCTGTCGTAGATGGAGCAGAGGCGGGACTCACGGTCGAAATACCTGCATGTCCCGTCCCCGCTGTCGAGAGTCCTGCGCTCCCGGCTGTCCTCCGGGAAAAACCTGAAGCACTCGCAGCACTTTCCGCACTTCCGGCAATGGAACGCCATCAGTCGAGGCCGTCCGATGTTCCCGGGCCAAATATGCTGTCTATCATTTCCCGCGCCTGCCGTTTGACCTCATCATTGACATACATCTGCGCCATAATCAGAGCCGCCGCAATCGCCGCTAAGTCATCAGTGAATCCCACGAACGGAATAAAGTCCGGGATTATGTCAATCGGCGAAATGAAGTAGCCCAGTGTCGCCACTATTGCCGCCTTTATGTGAATAGGGCAGTCGGGACGCTTCATGACGTAGTAAAGCTGAATGGCCTTGTAGATTAACGGAAGCCCCGCGGCCTTGAGGACTCCTTTCACCTTGTCCCAGAAAGAGTCGTCCGAGTAATCTTTCTGATATTTCGGGTCAATATCTTCAACGCTCCGTATTTCCTTGCTCATTGCGTATCTACCTCCTTAATATGCACAGATTCTACAAGGGCATAACGACACCTTAGGCGTGTTTTGCTCCGGCGAGAATGTATTTCCCGGTATCCTCAAGATGATATGCCATGTTCCTGCGGCTGAAGCGGATTTTTGCGCCGAACGACTCGCGCAGGAAACGTATATCGCTCTCAAGCGTCCGGCCTGACACGTAAGCGCACTCAGCCATGAGAGCCTCGCGGGAAATGTAGTCCTCCGATTTCAGGACTCCAAGAAGACGGTTGAGCCTCTCGATTCGTAATGATGACATTGATTTTGACACTGTATATTCCTCCTTTTGCTGACTCAGTATAGAGACTCAAGCGGTCAGCTTAGGGGTGTTTTGCTCACGGTGATAATACAGAAAATGCGCCGGGCTGATTCGACAACCTCAGCGCAAACTCTCAAGCGCACACGGCAAAGATACGCCCTTAACCGCGCTATGCTATAATTGACACAGGACAAGTCAGGGCAAAATGCCTCCAGCATCAGCCGAATGCTTAGTTTATTTCAGACAGAATGAATTATAGCACATGGGCTTGTCCGATTGTTTATTGTGCCGAAATTTATTCACCGTTTTCACTTTTCCTCCGCAAAATTTTCACAGCCCTTAACGTTTGTCATCTCCCGTGAGCTTATCACCTGCGCTATAATCCCATCAAATGCAACTGTCTATAGGGAGGCGCATAAAAGTGTACAGTTCACCGTCAGAAATCGCAGACTCAGCCGTCAATATCGGAATCAGGAAGGCCGGAATGACCCTGCCCGCAAAATTTCTTCTCGGCATTCTCGCCGGGGCGTTTATCGCGTTCGGATCGCAGGCCGCGAGTCTCGTTACCCACACAATCACAGACCCAGCCGCCGCAAAGCTCACAGCCGGATTGATATTCCCCGCCGGATTAATCGCCGTACTCATGGCCGGGGCGGAACTCTTCACGGGCAACTGCCTCATGATTATTCCCCTCGTCAAAAAACGTATCACCCTCACCGAATTATTATCCTCATGGCTGATCGTGTATCTCGGAAATTTCGCGGGGAGTCTCATTGTCGCCTGCCTCGTGTCATTGTCGGGGCAGTGGAACATGTCAGCCGGACTTCTCGGAGCTTTCACGCTCAAAGTCGCAGCAGGAAAAATATCTCTCTCATTCACTGAGACCGTAACGCTTGGGATTTTGTGTAACTGGCTTGTGTGCCTTGCGGTGTGGATGTCGTTCGGCGCAAAGGACGGAATCACTAAGGCAATTTGCGCGTTCTTCCCTGTGTGGGTGTTCATAGCGTCAGGATTTGAGCATTCAGTAGCAAACATGTACTACATTCCGGCGGGGATAATCGCGAAATCATCACCGCTGTATGTCGCAAAGGCTATTGAGATTGGAGTCTCTCAGGCGAATATTGACGCTCTCGGATGGGTCAGCATGTTCACGCGGAATCTAATCCCCGTAACAATCGGGAACATAATCGGGGGCTGTGTGTTTGTCGGGCTTGCGTACTGGTATGTTTATCTCAGGGGGGAAAAATCACGATAACGAGGACTCCCAACGGCCATGAAGTAACAGAAGAGGCATTAACGGCGCGTGTAATGAAAATCCCGGAAGTAAGAGATTTCCGGCTCATTCAGACGGGGCGCGACAGTTACAGGATTATGATACTGCCTGAGACGGGATCGGACATACGCGGGCTAAGGGGTGCTGTTCTTGATGCCCTTGTCGATATTTACGGAATGAGGGCGGAATACGACATTGACATTACGCACGATGACCCGGAACTTCTGCCGGAAGGTGAGCGGGCAGCCGTGCGAATCTGTAATCCTGCGGAAAAAGCAAATCACGCCTAAGCGGGCGGTGTGAATTGGTATAATTCCCTGCAATTCCAATACTTAACGTGAAGGGGATGTATCATGCGTGAAATTTCTGCGTGTACTGGCGTTAATTGCGCTGTTGTTTCTGCTGACGGGAAATTTGTCGGCAGCTGAAATTGACCTCAGCAAAATTCCGATGTCCCGGACAAAATTAGACTTCCTCACGCTGTACAAAACACAGTGGGAGCTTTTCGGCCTTCCCGGAAAACTGAAGCGGGCTGTTGAGGAGGCATTCACCGAGCAGACAGAAAATCTCATGTGGGGTACTATGAGGGCGCAGCTTGTCTCGAATTACGACAACATTCAGGAGAAGATTCAGCAGGCGGCGGAGTACAAATTCGCGGCGGATTACGACAAATTTCTGTCCGAGCTTGAAGACAACTGGGGCGAAAAGCTGAGATCTAACATTATGGACTTCTACAAGCGGCAGAACGAGTCTATGTATTTCGAGCTTTCCTCCAATCCGATGGCGCAGGCATTCCTCCGGCAGGATTACGACCGAATAACGGAGGACAACGGGAAATCGGTGATGGCTCGCATATCGTCTGAGCTTTCCGGGAAATATGGCACGTTCACGGTTTCAGGGGCGGGGATAATCGGAGGCGGGCTTATGGTTCTGGCACGCAAGCAGCTGCAAAAACAAATCGTGAAAATTGCAGGGCGGAAATTGGCCGGGTCTGCGCTGGGAAAAGCGGTGGGGGCTGCCGTTCCCGTAATCGGATGGGCTATGCTGGCCTGGTCTGCGTGGGATATGTATTCCATGCTCGCGGACGCTGAAGACACAATCAGGACAAAAATTTTCGAGTCCTACAACGCCATGTACTCTGAAGAAGTGCCGTTAGTGTACTGGGACGGAATAGAGTCTTACGTCCGGGACACGTATATATTCGCCTATAACTCACTTTCCGAAAGCATTGAGAAAGGTCTGGCAGTGTCAGAAAACGCAAAATTCAAGCTACTGACGCAGGGTCTGAAGAAACCGAAAGAAAGAATTTTCACAAACAGAATCGCGGACATTCTGCAAATAGTCGACAAGAAAAATTACACGCTTGATGACATTCTCACACAGCACGGCGAATTTATACGCGACTCAAAGCAGGAAGATTTCGAGGACTTCGCGGCCATGCTGATAAAGTCAGAGGAGCTTCTCACAAAACGCGCCGTCCGTATCAATGAATTGTCGCGGGGCCTCCAAGAATCAGAGCGGAATTTGTTTGCCGACAAAATAGCAAGAGTCGAGGAAGTTGTCGCGGAAGGGAAAAATTATACCGTTGATGACGTTCTCACACGTTACGGCAAATTTATACTCGGCACAAGCAACAGGGAGTTTGACAGGTTCGAGGAAGTACTGTATGAGTCAGACACGCTCCCTGAACATTACCCGCCCGAAACAGCCCCCGTAGTATCACGCGACATCACAAGCCCGGACATCAAGCCGGACTCACCGTCAGCAACACCAAAAACATTCCGCATACACGAAGGACATTAGGAGGAAAAATTCATGCGTAAAATCACCACGCTGTTCATAGTTATGGCTCTCTGCGCTGTCTCATGGGCAGATGACAACATCATGAGGACAGAGACAGAGAGAAACGCCGACATTGACCGGGCAATAAATGAGATAGGGAATGTTCCTGAAGTTGACCGGGTGAATTTCCGGGACGGCCTCAAGAAAAGCCGGGCTAACTTCCTCAGATTATACCGCGCAAGGTGGCAGGCTCTCGGAATGAATGACAAGCTCGAAAAGGCCATTGACCGCGCATTTCAGGACAAAACCGGCGGAATGCTCTGGGGGACTAAGGGACTCAGGCTCGGCGCGAATATCGGCAACATCGTCAATGACATTCAGGAGGCCACGGCGTTCAATTTTGCCGAGACGTATGACGATTTCCTGCGTGATGTCGAGGACAAATGGGGCGAGTCATTGCAGGGGGATTTGTCTGACTTCTACAAGCGCGCAAGCATCATGCTCATAGCCGCCGACAGAAATCCGATGATGAGGGCATATATCCGCCAGAGCACAGCCGCCCAAGACAGCGGAGAAAGAATCCTCGACGAAATCAGCGACACCCTCACCGCAAAATATCCCGACCTCAAAATCACAGGTGCCACAGCCGCCGCAGGAATCTCTCTGCTTTTCCGCAAACAGCTCGTGAAGTATCTCGCCAAATACGCGGGGAAGGCTACTGTATTCAAGAAGGTTGCCGCAAGTGCCGCCGGGAAATTAATCGGTAAGACTCTCCCCCTTGTAGGGCCGGTAATGCTCGCATGGTCTCTGTATGATGTAGCCTCTATCGCCTGGAACGCTGAAGAAGACGTGCGGAGAATGCTCACCGAGCGCAACATGAACATGTATTCACGCGAAATGCCAGCGGTGTATTGGGACGTTATGGAGCCATATGTGATGGATGTCTTTGTGTCGTCTTACGGAATGCTTCAGACTGCAAGAAAGAACGCTGAAACTTTTGCGAATGACTCACGTGTTCAGGCTCTCAGCGCGGGACTCAGCGATACGGAGGCTATGCAGTTTGCTGAAAGAATATCGGCGGCGGTTGAGATTCTCGGCCATGATAAATATGATTACGTCATCGGGAATTTCGGCGAAAGAATCCGCGAGTCCTCACCTCAGAATTTCCGCAGGCTAATGCAGGTTCTACAGCAGGAAAACACAGAGCAGGCTGTCGAATGGCTGAAACTTGCCGGGACTCAGTATTACGACTTCTACGCGCTGTTCCCCCGCGATGTGTGGGAGAAATTCCAGCCCGATTCGCAGTCCCTCGAAATATTGTCGTGGATGTCAAAGCGTCTCACACCCTCAGCGCGTAATACAGCGTCAAAACTTTCGGTGAATGATATTCTCTTTGTGATGAATGATTTGCCGGAGCGATATTTGTCTCAGCTTTTCGGCGACAGAAGCAAAGACCCGGAGGCGGTGCATTATGAGATTGAGAGGCTGCGAGATTTGCCGGAGGACTCCCGCGTTCCGTGGATGTCGGAATGGCAGTACATGTTCGCGAAATACAAGATATATATCATCATGGCCGGGGCGTTAGTGTTCATTGCGCTTCTGGCGAGGATATTAATACCTTTGTTCAGGGGACGGACTCAGGCACTTCCGCAAGCCTCACAGCCCGTGATAATCTCAATGCCCCCTCAGCCCGCACAGCCCGTTGTCATCAAGAAATACGAGGTCAAACTCATCATATCCCCTGAATTTGTCGCGGAAGCCCGTAAATCTCAGTGGGACATATCGCAGACATTAATCCCGGCGGATGACGGAAGCGGAAATTACGTTTTCAGCGCGGAGCTTGAGAGCCTCGACACTATTTCGCGCTGGGTAAGTCGGCACAGAGAAAGTATTACGGTTATACAGCCGGAAGAACTCAAATATACAGCTATCACAGCTAAAAACATTGCGGGTAATGTTAATTCCCAACGATAAACAGCAGACACGGTTATTTCAGTTTGCAGGAAGCGCGAGATACGCATACAACTGGGCATTGGAACAGGAAAGTAAAAATCATGCTGAGGGCGGAAAATTGCTGTCAGACTATGAATTACGCAGACGTTTCACGGAGTACAAGAATGAGCCGAATAATCAATGGCTTTACACGATAAGTAACAACGTATGCAAGCAGGCAGTGAAAGACGCAGTAACAGCATATCAAAAGTTTTTCAGAGGACTTGCGGAACACCCGAAATATAAGAGCCGTAAGCGCAATAAGCCTAGTTTTTATGCAGACCCGGTAAAGATAAAGTTCACGGCAACACATGTAAAGCTAGAAAGTATAGCGACAAGCAAAAAGAAGAACCGCCAGAGTGCAAACTGGTTCAGAATGGCCGAGCATGACCGAGTGCCGAGTGCCGCAAAATATAGCAATCCGCGAATAAGTTATGACGGGCTGAATTGTTTTCTGACTGTCGGAATTGAGATTGAGACTCGTGAACCTGTAGCAAGCACAAATGACGGTATCGGTATTGATTTAGGAGTTAAAGACTTGCGATATGCAGTACAGGCCATGTTTATGGAAATATCAACAAGACAAGCCGAGTGAGACGGCTCAAGAAGAAACAGCGAAGGTTGCAGCGCAAAATCTCACGTAAATACGAAAAGAACAAGAAAGGAGAAAGTTACCAGAAGACAGGCAACATTGTAAAAAGTGAAAAGCAGCTTTTACGCATAACCCATAAGCTAACGGACATCAGGACAAATTACATTCAGCAAGTTACGACAGAGATAATAAAGCGAGAGCCAAGTTTTATTGTCATGGAAGATTTGAATGTATCAGGAATGATGAAAAATAAACATCTGGCGCGTGCTGTACAGGAACAGAAATTTGCGGAGTTTTACAGGATAATGCAGTACAAATGTTCATGGCACGGCATAAGGCTAATCACGGCGGATAGGTTTTACGCAAGCTCTAAGACATGTTCATTTTGTGGGAACGTCAAGAAAGATTTGAAGCTCTCGGACAGAACATATCACTGTGAAAAATGCGGGGCTGTGATTGACCGGGATTTGAATGCCAGCATAAATTTGTATCAATATGGGAAATCAATAATCAGCCACTGACACGGAATTATTGATATGTACCCGTACGTTAGCGGGGAATTGAAGCCTCTGGAGCGTCATACCAAACGTGAATAGCCAGTAACAACAGCGAAAGCGGACGCGATGAATGAGGAAAGAAGCGCAAAAGTTAAAAAGCTGATAACTTTTTATAAGTCTTCTGTAACGGCACTACAGCATGAGCGAAAACAGCGCAGGCGGAATCACATTAAGCACGCGGGCATTTCCTCCGGCGGGGACTCAGGACATCGGCATTATATACGGAGTATCCTGCCTAAGCTCAAATTTCTTCAAAGACACAGCGGCTACCCTCACGAATCTTACTGTCGGCGGCGAACTCTCAGGCTACACGGCCATGATACAGAAAGGAATCGAGGTTGCCCGCAAAAGACTCATAGGCGAGGCCGAAAGATTCGGGGCTGACGGTGTTTACGGGGTAATGATAGCGACTCCGCAGGTCGCAGGGGGCGCGGCGGAAATCATAATGTATGGGACAGCGTTCAAATATGTATAACATGAATCCTTCCTTGCGGTGATAATATTCATTAGTAAGGAGGGATTTTTTCATGTCAAATTTATTCGGACTCTCACAGCTTGATTACTTCCGCGATTCACTTGACGAACGTTCGCGGGAGGCTCTCACCTCAGCAGTAAAAAGAATCACAGACGCAAAACTTCACGGCGGGCGCGTAATGGTAGTAACCGGCTCAGGCCCTAACATTCATGAGGGCGTAACGACTCTCATCGCAGAATTAATCCGGGTTGGACTCGTTGACGCTGTGTCTACAAGCTCGGCGGTTGTCGCTCACGAAATGGCCGGAAGTCTCGACAGGGTTTACCGTGTTGACGCTGAAGCCCTCGGCATGGATATGGCCAAAATGCCGCGGGGAGATGTCTTTGAGTTCACCTGCATGAATGACTCTGAGCTTGACGCACTGAGGCGCGAAATGCCGCTTGATGATGACCTTCTCGAACGCGGCAGGAATCTTCCGCACGTAAACGAAATCATAAAGGCCGCCGGAAATATGGCCTACCCTATGGGACTCTACACTGAGAGACTCGCGCATGAAGTCTTAGCCCTCGCGAGAATGTACGGGCTTCCCTTTGAGACTGTCGCGGGCTGGGGCTGTGATGAGCGCACTATGCTGGGAGCGGCCTCACGCAGGAATATTCCCGTGATGGTTACGATCCCTCAGCTTGTCGGCGGGGGGGCTGTCGGAATGTCAATCGGCGACTCTATTCCCGTCTCTCAGCGTTCCATGAGAATATCGCGTATGCTTGCTGACTGTGATGTGATTATTGAGTCGGCTGTGGCGTTGACGCAGGAAATTCACGACGGCCCGTTTGAATGCTACACAGGGCACGGAATCTGGGCTTGGCACTCAGGGCAGAATACGTACAGCCTAAAGGACAAGGCATTAATCCGCATTGACCTTGACGAAAATTTACGGAAAGCCGTTGACCTCAACAAAACAGTGCAGGAGGCAATCGACAAAGGACTCCCGAAAACGAAAGCCGCAAAGATTCCCTTCCGCATGGAAATGTCAGCGTTCGCCCGGCACGAGGGAAGCATACCCATTGTAGGCGACATCGGAAAAGTCTGGCCGTTAATCGCTCATGACGCAGCCAAAAATCTAGGTATCACCCTCGAATTTCTGTCGGCCTCTCAGGACACGGACGAGGGGAAATCAATGCGGGAGTGGATTGTTGACACGGTGAAGCCTCTTGACGTTCAGAAAATGCGCGAACATTCAGCTAGTTTCGTGAAATAATTGTTGAACACAAATGCCTTCATGCGATAAAATTTTATGTATTCATATTATCCCTGAATAATATACATAGATATACATGGAGTGATACGCCGTGAAGAAGTATGTTTTTCTTACCGTTATGCTTATGTGCCTGCCGCTGTTTTTTATGTTAGGCGCAAAAAAAGAGGCAAAGCCCGCAAAACCTGTTCTTATAATCGGTGCTGAATGCGAGTACCCTCCAAATAACTGGGAGGAAATTATATCCTCAGACTACACCCTGCCCGTGTCGAATCACGCGGGATATTACGCTGACGGCTACGACATTCAGATAGTGAAGCTCATAGCCGAGCGCATGAATTATGATGTCATGATAAAGCGAATCGCGTGGAATGATTTGCTTCCGTCCCTGAACAGGGGAGAGATTGACGCTATATTTTCATCAATGCTCGACACTCATGACCGCAGGAAAGTCGCGGCGTTCTCAGAGCCTTACGAGATAACTGTTACCGAATACGGAATAATAACCCGCAGGGAAACACCTTTCAGCGCGGGGAAAACGTTAAAGCACTTCAGCGGGGCAAAGATAATCGGCGAGAGAGGGACAAAATTCGATGACGTTATAGAGCAGATACCTGGAGTCGTTCACATGAAGCCGGTTGATACAATCAAAGAAATGATTGACGCTGTTATGTCGGGTGAGGCTCACGGTGCTGTGATTGACATTGAAGCGGGGCAGTATTATGAGCTGGTAAATACTCCCCTGAAGCTGGTAAAGTTTTCCGGGGATGAGGGCTTTAATCTGGGCTTTCACGGAGTCTGCGCGGCGGTCAGGAAGGGAGACTCGGAGCTTCTTCACAGGATAAATCTTGCAATCGCAGGAATAGACAAGCATGAACGGCAGAGAATAATGGACGGCGTAAACAGCAGGATGCTTAACAGGCGGCACTGAGGAACGCAAATGCCGTATGAATTTCGTGAACAGCATTATGACTTGTTGACATTGATACAGCGTGATACGCTACAATTTCAGCAATAAAATTCAGTGGGCAGGAAGTGATACGTCATGAAAAAGTATATTGCCGAGTTGCTGGTGCTTGTGGTCTGTACGTTTGCCTTCGCTTATTTCGGAGGAGAGAAGAAAGAGAAGCCCCGCGAAAAATTCGTGCTGAGGATCGGTGTTGAGTGTGATTACGCCCCGAACAACTGGGAAGAGAGAACCCCGACAGAATACACTGTCCCAATCTCGAATCATGAAGGGCATTACGCTGACGGCTACGACATACAGGTAGCGAAATTTGTCGCCGAAAAGCTCGAAGCAGATCTTGAGGTGTATAAAATCTCGTGGAACAGCCTCATATCATCATTGCAGAAGGGAGAAATTGACGCGATATTTTCCGGTATGCTCGACACAAACGGACGCAGGCGGCTAATCTCATTCACAGACACATACGAGGTCAGCTCCACAGAATACGCCGTAATCGTGAACGTCAACAGCCCCTACGCCATCGCAAAGAAGATGACAGACTTCCGGGGGGCGAAATTCACGGCTCAGAGAAGCACGAACCTTTACGCGGCAATCTCACAGCTTCCGGGAGCGTTAGCCCTTCCGGCTGTCGATACTGTATCGGATATGCTGTTGGCCGTAACTACAGGCCGGGCGGATTGCAGTGTAATCAATCTTGACACAGGACGCTCCTATGAGCTGACGTACAAGAACATAAAGGTTATACGCTTCCCGCAGAATGAAGGCTTCAAGCTCGGCTTCACCGGGATATGCGCCGGAGTCAGGAAGAATGACTCATCCCTGCGCTACAGAATCAACGAGGCGTTAAGAGACCTCACGAAAGGCGAACGCCGCAGGATTATGGACAGCGTGATTTCCCGCATACTTGACAGCACATTGTAGCGCACAAAAAAATCCCCTCAGCCCTGAAGCCGGGGGGAATATTTTTACCTGTTATACACGAGCGGAATCAGGAATGCTTCTGCGACCTCATCAGCCATAGCTTTGCCCTCAAGAATCTCAAGCAGCTTCAGCGCAAAGAACGGAGTAACCGCAGGGCCTTTCGCCGTTGTGATGTTTCCGTCAGTTTCCACGATGTGAGAGCCAATTTTCGCGCCCGTGAGATGTGATTCGAGTCCCGGATAGCACACCGCAGTTTTTCCCGCGAGGACTCCCGCTCTGCCCAGTGCCGCCGGTGCCGCGCAGATTGCCGCGATTAATTTCCCCTCGGCGTGGTACTTCTTCACGAGTTCCTGAAGGCCGTCATGATCCTTTATCGTGAGAGTCCCCCCCGGAAGTATGAGCATGTCGAATTTCTGCTCTTTCACGTCATCGAACATTGCATCCGCCCTCACCGGGATTTTGTTCTTGCTGATGACTTCCTGCCGTCCTGTGAGTGAGGCTGTTGTTACTACGACTCCTCCGCGTCTGAGTATGTCTACTGTCGTTAATGCTTCTGTCTCTTCAAAGCCGTCAATCAGAAATATTGCAGCTGTCTTCATGTTAATATCACCTCGCCGGAAATTGTATCATGTATTATTGTGCGTGAGCGTAATTTTGTGGCTGTTGAAGGATTTTCGCCGCGTGAAATAATTATTGCCCGCTGTGTTTGTGCTATGATTTGGCAATATCCAGAAATCTATCATAAAAAGAGGAGGAAAATTCATGTTCTCACCGAAAAAATTTCCGGCTGTTTTCGTCATGGCCGTGATTTTGTGCATGTTGTCTGTATGTTCAGCACTTGCTTACGAGGGCGGCTATGTCCCAAGCCCTATAGACCGCTCCCACCTAGAAAGCAATCCCCCGGTAATCAGGCGCGACTCAAGGAACGTAGGCGATACCACTATCCCGGAATCGTATGACCTCCGGGACGTGAACAGCAAAAGCTATCTTCCCTCAGTCAGAAATCAACGCTCATACGGAACATGCTGGGCGCACGCGGCACTAGGCGCACTGGAGTCCAACTACCTCATGCAGGGCGGGACATATCTCACCGGGAGCGAGCCGGATTTGTCGGAGCTTCATTTGTCGTGGTTCGTGTACAAAGATCCGAGAGACGGGCATTCATTTACCATGAAGGACGGCAATTTTGTCGGCGGACCTGTTTTCGGCCAAGGCGCGAACGCGGACAAGGTAATAGCATTAATGTCTCGGCTTTCAGTCCCGGTGAATGAGTCAGAGCTTCCCTACACAAGCATTGACGCGGATGTCAGCACAATGCAGGAGACTATCCCCGCGACAGCTTGCCCGGAAGATTACACGCTTGTTATGAGGCTTCATGACGCATACACGCTCGGCAAAATGACAGAAAGCCTCCGGGATACGGTCAAGCAATTAATCATGGATAACGGAGCTGTTCAGATAAGCTACTATTCAAGGCAGACTGTAGCAGCAACATCAAGCGGCTCTGATGTGTCAGCGTACTACAAGTATGACGACAATACATACACGTATTACGACCCGGCAACAACAACCCCGAATCACGCTGTGCTTATCGTGGGATGGGATGACAATTTCAGCGCGGAAAAATTCGACACCAGCAGCAAACCCAGTGCCAACGGAGCATGGCTAGTGCGTAACTCCTGGGGCAGCACATGGGGCAACAGCGGATATTTCTGGATGTCATACGAGCAGAACATCACGGACGTTACAGCCTATATCGGCG
This genomic stretch from Synergistaceae bacterium harbors:
- a CDS encoding YkgJ family cysteine cluster protein, whose product is MAFHCRKCGKCCECFRFFPEDSRERRTLDSGDGTCRYFDRESRLCSIYDRRPIICDNERYYAECLKDTMTRGEFDALLNEYCEKIRSDEI
- a CDS encoding WYL domain-containing protein, producing the protein MRKITTLFIVMALCAVSWADDNIMRTETERNADIDRAINEIGNVPEVDRVNFRDGLKKSRANFLRLYRARWQALGMNDKLEKAIDRAFQDKTGGMLWGTKGLRLGANIGNIVNDIQEATAFNFAETYDDFLRDVEDKWGESLQGDLSDFYKRASIMLIAADRNPMMRAYIRQSTAAQDSGERILDEISDTLTAKYPDLKITGATAAAGISLLFRKQLVKYLAKYAGKATVFKKVAASAAGKLIGKTLPLVGPVMLAWSLYDVASIAWNAEEDVRRMLTERNMNMYSREMPAVYWDVMEPYVMDVFVSSYGMLQTARKNAETFANDSRVQALSAGLSDTEAMQFAERISAAVEILGHDKYDYVIGNFGERIRESSPQNFRRLMQVLQQENTEQAVEWLKLAGTQYYDFYALFPRDVWEKFQPDSQSLEILSWMSKRLTPSARNTASKLSVNDILFVMNDLPERYLSQLFGDRSKDPEAVHYEIERLRDLPEDSRVPWMSEWQYMFAKYKIYIIMAGALVFIALLARILIPLFRGRTQALPQASQPVIISMPPQPAQPVVIKKYEVKLIISPEFVAEARKSQWDISQTLIPADDGSGNYVFSAELESLDTISRWVSRHRESITVIQPEELKYTAITAKNIAGNVNSQR
- a CDS encoding heavy metal-binding domain-containing protein, which translates into the protein MSENSAGGITLSTRAFPPAGTQDIGIIYGVSCLSSNFFKDTAATLTNLTVGGELSGYTAMIQKGIEVARKRLIGEAERFGADGVYGVMIATPQVAGGAAEIIMYGTAFKYV
- a CDS encoding DJ-1/PfpI family protein is translated as MKTAAIFLIDGFEETEALTTVDILRRGGVVVTTASLTGRQEVISKNKIPVRADAMFDDVKEQKFDMLILPGGTLTIKDHDGLQELVKKYHAEGKLIAAICAAPAALGRAGVLAGKTAVCYPGLESHLTGAKIGSHIVETDGNITTAKGPAVTPFFALKLLEILEGKAMADEVAEAFLIPLVYNR
- a CDS encoding transporter substrate-binding domain-containing protein; the protein is MKKYIAELLVLVVCTFAFAYFGGEKKEKPREKFVLRIGVECDYAPNNWEERTPTEYTVPISNHEGHYADGYDIQVAKFVAEKLEADLEVYKISWNSLISSLQKGEIDAIFSGMLDTNGRRRLISFTDTYEVSSTEYAVIVNVNSPYAIAKKMTDFRGAKFTAQRSTNLYAAISQLPGALALPAVDTVSDMLLAVTTGRADCSVINLDTGRSYELTYKNIKVIRFPQNEGFKLGFTGICAGVRKNDSSLRYRINEALRDLTKGERRRIMDSVISRILDSTL
- a CDS encoding DUF1232 domain-containing protein, with translation MSKEIRSVEDIDPKYQKDYSDDSFWDKVKGVLKAAGLPLIYKAIQLYYVMKRPDCPIHIKAAIVATLGYFISPIDIIPDFIPFVGFTDDLAAIAAALIMAQMYVNDEVKRQAREMIDSIFGPGTSDGLD
- a CDS encoding helix-turn-helix domain-containing protein, with amino-acid sequence MRVMLIPNDKQQTRLFQFAGSARYAYNWALEQESKNHAEGGKLLSDYELRRRFTEYKNEPNNQWLYTISNNVCKQAVKDAVTAYQKFFRGLAEHPKYKSRKRNKPSFYADPVKIKFTATHVKLESIATSKKKNRQSANWFRMAEHDRVPSAAKYSNPRISYDGLNCFLTVGIEIETREPVASTNDGIGIDLGVKDLRYAVQAMFMEISTRQAE
- a CDS encoding transposase, producing MQRKISRKYEKNKKGESYQKTGNIVKSEKQLLRITHKLTDIRTNYIQQVTTEIIKREPSFIVMEDLNVSGMMKNKHLARAVQEQKFAEFYRIMQYKCSWHGIRLITADRFYASSKTCSFCGNVKKDLKLSDRTYHCEKCGAVIDRDLNASINLYQYGKSIISH
- a CDS encoding transporter substrate-binding domain-containing protein, whose product is MKKYVFLTVMLMCLPLFFMLGAKKEAKPAKPVLIIGAECEYPPNNWEEIISSDYTLPVSNHAGYYADGYDIQIVKLIAERMNYDVMIKRIAWNDLLPSLNRGEIDAIFSSMLDTHDRRKVAAFSEPYEITVTEYGIITRRETPFSAGKTLKHFSGAKIIGERGTKFDDVIEQIPGVVHMKPVDTIKEMIDAVMSGEAHGAVIDIEAGQYYELVNTPLKLVKFSGDEGFNLGFHGVCAAVRKGDSELLHRINLAIAGIDKHERQRIMDGVNSRMLNRRH
- a CDS encoding formate/nitrite transporter family protein, whose protein sequence is MQLSIGRRIKVYSSPSEIADSAVNIGIRKAGMTLPAKFLLGILAGAFIAFGSQAASLVTHTITDPAAAKLTAGLIFPAGLIAVLMAGAELFTGNCLMIIPLVKKRITLTELLSSWLIVYLGNFAGSLIVACLVSLSGQWNMSAGLLGAFTLKVAAGKISLSFTETVTLGILCNWLVCLAVWMSFGAKDGITKAICAFFPVWVFIASGFEHSVANMYYIPAGIIAKSSPLYVAKAIEIGVSQANIDALGWVSMFTRNLIPVTIGNIIGGCVFVGLAYWYVYLRGEKSR